A DNA window from Hevea brasiliensis isolate MT/VB/25A 57/8 chromosome 2, ASM3005281v1, whole genome shotgun sequence contains the following coding sequences:
- the LOC110643414 gene encoding protein argonaute 7, giving the protein MEDSEESNAGKKCTTKTRTFRGRTNSTHKHQYQYQYQHHLFRYSNQFGFFNHNQYPTYYPALLPLPPPIPLQLALTPPFPQNHSSRSKTHLQKPSCKLNNPPPPPSPTSSVSQGPVVTISSAPEVLQRRKSTPIKGNDGKKAMGSPAQSLVATRRPDSGGVEGPVITLLANHFLVQFNSSQRIFHYNVEISPNPSKQVARLIKQKLVEDNSAVLSGAFPAYDGRKNFYSPVEFQNDRFEFYISLPIPTSKSSLPFREPKDFQERHQQLKLFRINIKLVSKLDGKELSRYLSKDGDDWIPLPQDYLHALDVVLRESPMEKCIPVGRSFYSSLMGGTKEIGGGAVGLRGFFQSLRPTQQGLALNVDFSMTAFHESIGVIPYLQKRLKFLRDLPQNKARVLINEEMKDVDKALKNIRVFVCHRETVQKYRVYGLTEETTENLWFADRDGKNLRLVSYFKDHYNYDIKFRNLPCLQISRSKPCYLPMELCMICEGQKFLGKLSDDQTARILKMGCQRPKERKNIIHEVMRGSVGPTSGNQSREFKLNVSREMTRLNGRILQPPKLRLGDGGLIRDLVPSRYDCQWNLLDSHVFEGKRIERWALISFGGTSDQKSNIPKFINQLSQRCEHLGIFLSKSTIISPQYEPTQVLNNVALLESKLKKIHKAASNNLQLLICIMEKRHKGYADLKRIAETNVGVVSQCCLFANLGKLSSQFLANLSLKINAKVGGCTVALYNSLPSQIPRLLHSDEPAIFMGADVTHPHPLDDFSPSVAAVVGSMNWPAANKYASRMRSQTHRQEIIQDLGAMVKELLDDFYQEVGKLPKRIIFFRDGVSETQFYKVLHEELQAIREACSSVPGYRPLITFAVVQKRHHTRLFPCETDISFIQNQFYNENIPPGTVVDTVITHPKEFDFYLCSHWGVKGTSRPTHYHILWDESQFTSDELQKLVYNLCYTFVRCTKPVSLVPPAYYAHLAAYRGRLYIERSESMASKRNVCTISRAAPPKATPLPKLSENVKNLMFYC; this is encoded by the exons ATGGAGGACTCAGAAGAATCCAATGCTGGCAAGAAATGCACCACTAAGACTAGGACTTTCAGGGGTAGGACTAACTCCACCCATAAGCATCAGTATCAGTATCAATATCAGCATCACCTGTTTCGATACTCTAACCAGTTTGGTTTCTTTAACCATAACCAGTACCCAACTTACTACCCAGCTCTTCTTCCGCTACCTCCTCCAATACCTCTTCAACTTGCTCTGACTCCACCTTTCCCTCAAAACCACAGCTCTAGATCAAAAACCCATTTGCAGAAACCTTCATGTAAGCTAAAtaatcctcctcctcctcccAGCCCCACCTCTTCGGTTAGCCAAGGACCCGTTGTCACAATCTCATCAG CTCCAGAGGTTCTGCAACGACGAAAGAGTACGCCTATCAAAGGAAATGATGGAAAGAAGGCCATGGGTTCCCCCGCCCAATCACTGGTGGCTACAAGGAGACCAGATTCTGGTGGTGTAGAAGGACCTGTTATTACTCTTCTTGCCAACCATTTTCTTGTCCAATTCAATTCCTCGCAGAGAATTTTCCATTACAATGTGGAAATTTCTCCCAATCCTTCCAAGCAAGTTGCCCGGCTGATCAAACAAAAATTAGTAGAGGATAATTCAGCTGTGCTTTCTGGGGCTTTTCCAGCCTATGATGGCCGAAAGAATTTTTACAGTCCAGTCGAGTTCCAAAATGATAGGTTTGAATTCTACATTAGTCTCCCAATTCCAACTAGCAAATCATCTTTGCCTTTTCGAGAACCGAAGGACTTTCAAGAGAGGCATCAACAGCtcaaactctttcgaataaatatCAAGCTTGTATCAAAGTTGGATGGAAAAGAGCTGAGCCGCTACTTGAGCAAAGACGGTGATGATTGGATTCCACTTCCTCAGGATTATCTACATGCTTTGGATGTTGTTTTGAGAGAAAGTCCCATGGAGAAGTGTATACCTGTGGGGAGATCATTCTATTCGAGTTTAATGGGAGGAACTAAGGAAATTGGAGGAGGAGCTGTTGGATTGAGAGGATTCTTTCAAAGTCTCAGACCCACCCAACAAGGACTAGCTCTTAATGTGGATTTTTCTATGACTGCTTTTCATGAAAGTATTGGAGTGATCCCCTACCTGCAAAAGCGTCTCAAGTTTCTTAGGGACCTCCCTCAAAACAAAGCAAGGGTTTTGATTAATGAAGAAATGAAGGATGTGGACAAGGCATTGAAGAACATCAGGGTCTTTGTTTGCCACAGAGAAACTGTTCAGAAATACCGGGTTTATGGCTTAACTGAAGAAACTACAGAAAATCTTTGGTTTGCAGACAGGGATGGGAAGAACCTGAGGCTGGTGAGTTACTTCAAGGATCACTACAattatgatataaaattcaggaacTTGCCATGTCTGCAGATTAGTAGAAGTAAACCATGTTATCTTCCTATGGAGCTTTGTATGATTTGTGAAGGCCAGAAGTTTCTTGGGAAGCTATCAGATGATCAGACTGCAAGAATACTCAAGATGGGCTGCCAAAGACCTAAAGAACGAAAAAACATTATACACGAAGTCATGAGAGGTTCTGTTGGGCCAACAAG TGGCAACCAGAGCAGAGAATTCAAACTCAATGTTTCAAGAGAAATGACAAGATTGAATGGGAGAATCCTACAACCTCCAAAACTAAGACTTGGTGATGGTGGCCTTATAAGAGATCTTGTTCCTTCTCGCTATGATTGCCAGTGGAACCTTCTGGACAGCCATGTCTTTGAAGGAAAAAGAATAGAAAGGTGGGCGCTGATAAGTTTTGGGGGCACCTCTGATCAGAAGTCTAACATTCCAAAATTCATAAACCAGCTATCTCAAAGGTGTGAACATTTAGGCATCTTTCTTAGCAAAAGCACGATAATTAGCCCTCAATATGAgccaactcaagtgctcaataaTGTCGCCCTTCTGGAATCAAAACTCAAGAAAATCCACAAAGCTGCCTCGAACAATCTCCAGCTGCTTATTTGTATAATGGAGAAGAGACACAAAGGATATGCAGATTTGAAGCGAATAGCAGAGACAAATGTAGGTGTTGTAAGCCAGTGCTGCTTGTTTGCCAATCTTGGCAAGTTGAGTTCACAATTTCTGGCTAATTTGTCTCTCAAGATCAATGCCAAAGTTGGAGGATGTACAGTTGCATTGTACAAttcattaccctctcagattccACGTCTTCTTCATTCTGATGAACCTGCGATCTTTATGGGAGCTGATGTCACTCATCCTCACCCTCTTGATGACTTCAGTCCATCAGTTGCTGCTGTTGTTGGTAGCATGAACTGGCCAGCAGCAAACAAGTATGCATCGCGCATGAGGTCACAAACGCATCGACAAGAAATTATCCAGGACCTTGGTGCAATGGTGAAAGAATTGCTAGATGATTTTTACCAGGAAGTAGGCAAACTTCCCAAAAGGATAATATTCTTCAGGGATGGAGTGAGTGAAACTCAGTTTTATAAGGTGCTCCATGAGGAGTTGCAAGCGATTCGAGAAGCTTGTTCTAGTGTCCCTGGTTATAGACCTCTCATTACTTTTGCAGTGGTCCAAAAGAGGCATCACACAAGGTTGTTTCCCTGTGAAACAGATATATCTTTTATTCAGAACCAGTTTTACAATGAAAACATACCACCAGGGACAGTTGTGGATACTGTGATTACTCATCCAAAGGAATTCGATTTTTATCTATGTAGCCACTGGGGGGTCAAAGGAACAAGCAGGCCAACCCATTACCATATCTTGTGGGATGAGAGCCAGTTCACTTCTGATGAATTACAAAAGTTAGTTTACAATCTCTGCTACACATTTGTAAGGTGCACCAAGCCAGTTTCTTTGGTTCCTCCCGCTTACTATGCCCACTTAGCTGCATACAGGGGCAGACTTTACATTGAACGATCTGAGTCCATGGCTTCAAAGAGAAACGTTTGTACAATCTCAAGAGCTGCTCCACCGAAGGCAACACCTCTGCCAAAGCTCAGTGAGAATGTAAAGAATCTCATGTTCTACTGCTGA